From the Ruminiclostridium josui JCM 17888 genome, one window contains:
- a CDS encoding single-stranded DNA-binding protein: MNNVSLVGRLTKDVDLRYTTKKMRAVGSFTLAVDRDPRKVTNDKTADFIPIVTWGKTAEFASKYFSKGHRIALQGSIHTRVWEDEEKNRHYVTEVVADRVFFADAKQKDFDEQEIEDIEEEAL, translated from the coding sequence CTTGTAGGAAGGTTAACAAAAGATGTTGATCTTAGGTACACAACCAAGAAAATGAGGGCAGTGGGTTCTTTTACTTTGGCTGTAGATAGGGATCCTAGAAAGGTGACAAATGATAAAACTGCGGATTTTATTCCTATTGTTACGTGGGGAAAAACCGCAGAGTTTGCAAGTAAGTATTTTTCAAAAGGCCATCGTATAGCCCTTCAGGGAAGCATACATACCAGGGTTTGGGAGGATGAAGAAAAAAATAGGCACTATGTTACGGAAGTTGTTGCAGACAGGGTGTTTTTTGCTGATGCAAAGCAAAAGGATTTCGATGAACAGGAAATAGAAGATATAGAAGAGGAGGCTCTTTAA